The Flavobacteriales bacterium genome contains the following window.
GTATGTCCTCCTTCTGTTCCTCGTCGTCGATGTGCGCGATCACCTCGCGCTGTTTCTCCACCGGCAGCTCGGCCATCACGTCGGCCGCATCATCGCTGTCGATGTGTTCCAGCAGGTCCTCCGCGATCTCTTTCGAGGTCAACGACCCCAGCAGTTCCTCGCGGCGGTCCTCGTCCAGCTCGAGCATCACCTCCGCGGCGGTCTCGGGCTCCAGCAGCTTGTATATGTACCGTGCCTCGTCTTCGTCCAGCCGGTCAAGTATGGCCGCAACGTCCGCCGGGTGCAACTCGCTCAGCAGCGTCTCCACACTGCTGTCGCGCCCTTCGGCCACATCATCTCTGATGCGGTCCAACAGGCTTTTGGTGAGCTCGAATGACATGACGCGCAGCCCCGCCATGCAGGGCGCGCGAAGCTACGGAAGCGGGGTGGGGGAAAGTCCCCCTACGCAATGGTCTCGAAATGTCGTCAAGCAGCGCGAAGTGGGCGTGGGGGCTCTTGGACTTGGATAGTCCTAACTTTCACTGCACATCGTCATGAGTAATTCCAGAACAACTCTTCTGATCGCTCTTGTCATTGCCACGATAACAGCGGCCCACGCCCAAGTATGGTGCCCTCCCGGCGCTCGCTGGCTTTTCGATACCGGTAATCCGTGGCAAGTGGCCCAAACAGAGGTCGCCTATGTTGGCGATACGATCGTTGATGGTTTTGTAGCACAGAAGCTTGAGCGTCACTACAAGCTCGTGCAGTCGTTCGGTAACGACACACTGATCGAAGGCTATCATTCGCCGTGGATTACCCGCGTGGAGGGTGACATGGTCTTGGACAAAGTAGAAGGTGTTTGGGATACCCTCTTCCGATTTGATGCGGTGCCCGGCGACCACTGGCAACCGAACTGGCTTGATGGAATTGAATGTCCCGACTACACGCTACACGTTATCGATACGTCGGTTGTGGTCTTCTATGGTGTTCCGCTCCGGCAGATCGAGTTGGAGGTGTACCAATTCGCGGTTCCGATGGGATGGTTCACCACGTTCACGGAACGATTCGGCGGTGCATTCTGGCTTGGTCCTCCTCCGTGTACAACGTATGAGTGTTTCTGCTCACCGCTGTGTTACCAGGACAACGAGATGTTCAACCCGCTCAACCCATGCACCTTCACCGTCGGCTTAGAGGATCTGCAGGCAGGTGAGGATGCCCCGCTTCAGATTTCCCAGCTCGGCTCGGGGATCGTTGTTGAGGTCCTAGCGCGATGATCGGCAGTGAACTTTCCATCCATGACCCGACTGGGCGGGTTGTGCGACTACAGGTCACAACAGGTGCGAATGTGCTCGTTCCGATCACTGGCTTCGCGCCAGGAGCGTACATCGCATCACTTCGGACAAAAGACCGACTGCTTCAGGGCCGCTTCATACTGCCTTGAGCACCAACAACGTCAAGCCCCAACCGTCGGAGTCGCAGCTTTTGTCAACTCCAAGAACTCCTCCACGCCCAATTGCTCCGCACGCAGCCGCGCGAACCGCTCCGGCACACCGTGCGTGAAACCACCGTGGGCCTTCAACGCGTTGTGCAGGGTCTTGCGGCGTTGCCCGAACGCGGCCTTCACCACGCTGAAAAATAGCCGCTCGTCGCAGGGTAGTTGCACCACGTCGTTGCGCTGCATGCGGATCACCGCGCTTCTGACTTTCGGCGGCGGGATGAACGAGCCCGGCTCCACATTGAAGAGGTGCTCCAAGCGGTAGAAGGCTTGCGCGAGGACACTGGTGATGCCGTAGGTTTTGGACCCCGGCCCAGCGCACAACCTATCGGCGACCTCCTTCTGGAACATGCCCACCACCTCGGTGCACGCGTTGCGATGTTCCAGCACCTTGAAGACGATCTGCGTGCTGATGTTGTACGGGAAGTTGCCGATGACGGCGAAGGGACCCTCGCCCAAGGCGCCCAAGTCCAGCCGGAGGAAGTCGCCCATGATCAGTTTGCCCTCCACCGCGGGCAGTGCTGCGCGCAGTTGATCGGCGGCAGCGTGATCCACCTCCACGCAACGGAGGTCGATGTCCGTGAGCTGAAGCAGGTGTTGCGTCAAAGCGCCGGTGCCCGGACCTACTTCCAGCACGCGCCGGTAACCGCCGTGGTGCGTGAGACTCTCGGCAATGCGTTGCGCGATGGCAGGCTCCTTCAAGAAGTGCTGGCCGAAGTGCTTCTTCGCCGTGGCGAACCCGCCGTGCTGGGCTTTCATGCCGTGTGCACCACTTCGAGCAGCGTGCGGAACGCCGCGAACTTGCCATCGTAGCGTTCGCTGTGCTTGCGCTGCAACGCGGGCGCGTGCAGGGCCTTGTAGATCTCGTAGGTGGCCAAGTCGGCGCAGGTGTACTGGATGGCGTAGGAGAACTCTGCGGGATCGTCGGTCAGTACACGGCAGATACGGTTGTCGAGGAAGAGGCCGGTGGACATGACATCGGGGATGTGCTCGGTCTTCATCCACTGCAACCATTCTTCGTGCGCGTCGGCATCGATGCTCACGGTGACGTTGTACACGATCATGGTGCGGTGCCGTTCAGGAATTTCTCTTCCTCGGTCTGCTCGCCATCATGGTCGCCGCGCAGGAAGCGGTATCGTTTGCGGGCTTCAGCGGTGAAGATGCTGCCGGGTTGCTCGAATAGGAGTTTCTCAAACAGTGCCTTCGCCTTCTCCTTGTCGTTGAGGCGCTCTTCGTACAGCTTGGCCATCTCGAACAGCGCGTTGTCCACGAGGATGTCGATGGGGTAGAGGTCGATGATCTTTTGCAGGTGCACCACGGCGGAATCGAACCGGTGCTGCGCGGTGGCGATGTGCGCGCGCTGCAACAGCACTTCATCGCCGATGCTGTGCATAGGGTACAACGCATCGAGGCTGTCGAGCACGATCAACGAGCTGTCGTACTTGTGCTGGAACCGGAGCAGCTCGGCCCTTGAGTAATAGGTGAGCGGCACGGCGTTGCTGTCGGCGCCGAGGTTGTCGGTGATGAGCAGCGAAAGCTCCATGGCATCGTTGGCGATGAGCTTGCTGGTGCTGGCTTTCAGGATGTCGAGCTGGGCCTGGCACCAGAGGAAGTCACCGGCATAGAAGCTCACTTTGGCATTGCGGAACCGCGCGTCGTGGCCCAGTGCGTCGTGCTTGTAATCGAGGTCAACTTGGCTGTACAGAAGTGAGGCTTCCCAGATGTCACCTTCCAGGACTTCCACATCGCCAAGGTCCAGTTTCAATTGCGCTTGCACCTTGGGGTCGAGGCCGGGGATGTTGATGCCTTCCTCCAGTATGGCGGCCGCACCGGTGCGGTCATCCAGGTAATAGGCGCGCAGGCGGCCCAAGCCCCGCATCAGTTCGATGGTGCCATTGGCGCGGCCCAGCTCGCCGAGCGTGGTTACGTATTCCTCCTCCAGTTGGCGCAGCTCTTCCATGGGAGGCTGCGCTTGGTCCGTGACTTTCGCGTCCAACGCTTTGATGAGCCCGATGCGCGCCGAGGTGTAGAACGGCTTGTCGGCACCGAGGCTGCGCACATGGTCGAAGCACTTGCTGGCAATGTCCCAATCGCGGTTGTTGGTGGCCAGCGTGCCCAGCTCCATCACGCGGGCACCTTGCTCGTTGAAGCGCTTGTCCATCGCCTTCGTCTGCACGAACGCGCTGTAGAGGTCCTTCTGCTGCTCGTACATCCAGATGAGCAGTTCCTGGAAGATCACATTGTCCGGGTTGCGCTGGATGCGTCGCAGCAGTTCGGTACGCAGCACTTCGCTGCGCGCGTCCTTCTTCTCGAAGTCGATGGCCCGCCCGAGGCTGTTCTGCACGGCTTGGATATAGCCCTGGTTCACGGCCAGCACTTCCATGAACTCGCGCACCATGCCTTCGATGTCGCCCTTCGCGCCGTAGAGAACGGCGATCTCGTAATGGAAGTTGGTCCCGTCCTTCACGAGCTTCTGGCCCCGTGTGTAGGCATCCAGCGCGCGGTCGAATTCGTTCTCGCGCTGGAAGGCGTTCGCCACCTGGCGCACGCGGTTCGCATCAGACGTCAACGACTTCAGGGCTTTGTCGTACTGCTGCGCGCTCTTGTCCGTTTCGCCCATCATGCGGTACAGGGCTCCCAGGTCCACGAGCACCTTCGGGTCTTCGACGCGCTTCAACTGGTCCTTCACCACCTTCTCGGCCTCGGCGTACTGCTTCAAGTTCACATGGCTCTTGAAGAGCTGCTCGTAGAAGTAGGGCGTGGGCGTCTTGCGGTAAAGCTTTTCGTAGTAGAGGATGGCCTTGTCGTATTCGCCCCGCTGGAAATACTGGGCGGCCAATTGCTCATCGGTGCCCGGTTGGGCCAACGCCGCGCTGCACGCATGGAGCAGGACGAAACCGATGAGGAGCAGTCGTTTCATGGTTGCTGTTGAACGACGCGTTTCCGGGCAAGCAGGGTGTCCACCAGTGCATGGCCGTTCTGCCATTCGCGTTGCGCGGTCCCCAAACTACGTTCCACGATCTCCGTGCGTTTCGCCAGGTCGGCGAGGATGATCTTCTCCTGCTCGTAGAAGGCCAGCTCCTGGTCCTCGGGCCACAGGCCTTTGCTGGCGTCCTTGTGCAGGTCGCGGAGTTTGTTCCGGCTTTCCTCGATGGCCGAACGGTACCCACGGCGGTCGTTCAGCGCGCGGTTCAAACTGCGGTTCATGGCCCGGTAGTAGTTGCCAGCTATGAGGGCTGTGTCGCGCTGGAGCGTGTCCTTGAAGAGCGCCTCGATCGCGTCGCGCTGCTTTTCGAACGTGGAATCCATGATCGTAAGGGCCGTTGTATCGATGGCATCGAGCCGCAGGGCGAGCGAATCGGCCACTTTGATCAAGCTGTCAATGGCGGTCACGCGTTGCGGGTCGTTGGGCCTGCGGCAACCTTGGTTGAAGGTTCCGAGGACCAGGAGAACGAGAACGATGCCGAGCGCAGTACGCTTCATTTGGTGATCAGTTCAAAACCGGTGTAAGGCACCAGCGCTTGCGGGATGCGGATGCCGGCTGCTGTTTGGTTGTTCTCCAGAATGGCCGCCACAATGCGGGCCAGCGCCAATGCGCTGCCATTGAGCGTGTGCAGCAGTTTCGGCTTCTTGTCCTCGCCACGATAGCGCAGCTTCAGCCGGTTGCTCTGGAAGGTCTCGAAACAGCTGATGGAGCTTACTTCCAACCAGCGCTTCTGGGCTGCCGCGTACACCTCCATGTCATAGGTCATGGCACTGCTGAAACCCATGTCGCCGCCACAGAGCAGTAGTTGACGATAGGGGAGCTCGAGGTCGCGGAGCAGGCCTTTCACGTGCTCCACCATTTCCTCCAGCACGGCATAGCTGTTCTCCGGCTTTTCAATGCGGACGATCTCCACCTTGTCGAATTGGTGCACACGGTTGAGTCCGCGCACGTGTGCACCGTAGCTCCCGGCTTCACGACGGAAACACGGTGTGTAGCCGACGTTCTTGATCGGCAGGCGGTCGTCGTCGATGATCTCGTCGCGGTATAGGTTCGTGATGGGCACTTCTGCCGTGGGGATCAGGTAGAGCTCATCGGCGGTGGCGTGGTACATCTGGCCTTCCTTGTCGGGAAGTTGGCCGGTGGCGAACGCCGAAGCCGCGTTCACCATGTGCGGTGGAATGACCTCTTGGTAACCAGCAGCCGTGGCACGGTCCAGGAAGAAGGCGATAAGCGCGCGTTGCAGTTTGGCACCTTGGCCTTGGTAAACCGGGAAGCCCGCACCGGTCAGTTTCACACCAAGGTCCAGGCTGAAGAGCTTGTATTCCTCGCCGAGTTCCCAATGCGGCTTGGCATCAGCGGCCAGTTCAGGCACGGCGCCTTCTTGCAACACCACGGTGTTCTCCTCCGGTGTCTTTCCAATGGGCACCTTGGCGTTGGGCGCGTTGGGGATGGTGCAGAGGTGATCGTGCTGGGCTTTTTCCGCGGCTTCCTGCTTCTCCTTCAGCGCAGCGATGGACGCCTTCAGGTCGGTGCTTTTGGCCTTGGCGGCTTCGGCCTCGGCTTTCTTGCCCCCTTTCATCAGTTCGCCGATGGAGCGGCTGAGCTCGTTCATTTCGGCCTGCTTGGCGTCCGCTTCGGCTTGCAGGGCACGGCGTTGCTCATCGAGCTCCAACGCACGGCCAACGAGACCTGCCGCATCGATGTTGCGCTTGCTCAGGCGTGCGATCGCCTCGTCTTTCTTCTCCCTCAGGAACGGCAGCTCCAGCATGTGTCTACGACTGTTCGGTTGGTTGGCGAAGGTAGGCGGCTCGTGCTGGGCGGTCCGGACGTTGCTCGCGCTGCACTAACAGGAATTGGATGAAATGAAAACCCCTCTCCGCAGCGCGGAAAGGGGTTCCAGTGACGAAGATGTCGTGTGCTCAGGCTTCGGCGGGCACCACGCTCACGTAGCTGCGCTCGCCTTTCTTCACCTCGAACTTCACGGTGCCGTCCACGAGGGCGTACAGCGTGTGGTCCACACCGATGCCCACGTTGCGGCCGGGGTGGTGCTTCGTGCCGCGCTGGCGGACGAGGATGTTGCCGGCAATGGCTTTGCTGCCGCCGTAGATCTTCACGCCGAGGCGTTTGCTGTGGCTCTCGCGGCCGTTCTGGGTACTGCCTTCACCTTTCTTGTGTGCCATGGCTTCTTGCTTTTGGGCCTTCGACAAGCTCAGGCTGACAGGGGCACTGTCGATCCGAGCATGGACGAGGGATTACTTCTTGTCGGTCTTCTTGGCTGCTGCCTTCTTGGGGGCTGCGGTCTTTTTCGGAGCGGCTTTCTTGGCTGCAGGGGCCTTCTTCTCGGCCTTTGCCTCCTTCACTTCCTCAACGGGCTTCGCCTTGGGGGCGGGCTTCTTCAGTGCAGCAGGGGCTTTTTCGCCCTTGCCCAGAATGCCCAGCACGCGCAGTTCGGTGAGGTACTGGCGGTGGCCGTTGAGCTTCTGGTAGCCCTTGCGGCGCTTCTTGTGGAACACCAGCACCTTGTCGCCCTTGCCGTGGCTCATCACCTGGGCGGCTACGCGAGCACCTTCCACCGTGGGGGTGCCAACGCTCACCGTGGTGCCGTTGCTCACCAATAGCACCTGGTCCAGTTCCACCACTTTGCCTTCCTCAGCGTCAAGGCGGTGAACCTTCACGATGGAGTCCTTCTTCACTTTGAACTGCTGGCCTGCGATATCGACAATGGCGTACATGGGGTCTGCGAAATGGGGTGCGAATGTAACCGGATACGGTGATCCGACAAACGGAAGGGCCGTGGTGCCCTCCCGGAAGTCGGGACAGGAGGTAGGCGGAAGGCCGGGCTTACAGCTTGAAGGCCTTCTTGACCACGTCCACGGCATTGAGCTCTTCCCACGGGAACAGCTTCACCTTCACAGTGGCCTTCTGGCCAGCGTTGTTGAAGGTTTTGGTCACCGTGCGGCTTTCGCGGCCCATGTGCCCGTAGCTGGCCGTTTCGCTGTAGATGGGCGTGCGGAGGGCGAAGCGCTGCTCGATGAAGTAGGGGCGCATGTCGAATTCCTTGAGCGCCGAGATCTTCCGGGCGATCTCACCATCGCTCAAGTGCACCTTGCTCGTCCCGTAGGTGTTCACATAGAAGCCGACGGGCTTGGCCACCCCGATGGCGTAGGCCACCTGCACCAGCACTTCGTCGCACACGCCGGCCGCCACCAGGTGCTTGGCCACGTGGCGGGCTGCATAGGCCGCGCTGCGGTCCACCTTGCTGGGGTCTTTTCCGCTGAAGGCGCCGCCGCCGTGTGCGCCCTTTCCGCCGTACGTGTCCACGATGATCTTGCGGCCGGTGAGGCCCGTGTCGCCGTGCGGACCACCGATCACGAACTTGCCGGTTGGGTTGATGTGGTAGGCGATGTCCTTGCCGAAGAGCGCCTGCACGCGCTTGGGCAGCTTTTTCATCACACGGGGGATCAGGATGCTGATCACATCGGCCTTGATCTTCGCCAACATCCGGGCCTCCTTGTCGAAGTCGTCGTGCTGGGTGCTCACCACGATGGCGTCGATGCGCAGGGGTTTGTGGTCGTCGCTGTACTCGATGGTCACCTGGCTCTTGGCGTCGGGCCGCAGATAAGGCATTGCGCTGTTCTTCTCGCGGCGGATGGCGGCGAGCTCACGCAGCAGCAGGTGGCTGATCTCGAGCGGCAGCGGCATGTAGTTGTCCGTGTCGCGGCAGGCGTAGCCGAACATCATGCCTTGGTCGCCGGCGCCCTGCTCTTCCGGCTTTTTGCGTTCAACGCCCTGGTTGATGTCAGGGCTTTGCTCGTGTATGGCACTTAGCACGCCGCAGCTGTGCGCCTCGAACATGTACTCGCTCTTGGTGTAGCCGATGCGCTCGATCACCTCCCGGGCGATCTGCTGCACGTCGAGGTAAGCTTTGCTTTTCACCTCTCCTGCGAGCACCACCTGTCCGGTGGTCACCAGCGTTTCGCACGCCACCTTGCTGCTCGGGTCGAACGCGAGGAAGTGGTCGATGAGGGCATCGCTGATCTGGTCGGCGACTTTATCGGGGTGGCCTTCGCTGACGGATTCGGAGGTGAAGAGGTAAGGCATGGGTCGGTTTGAAGGGCCGCAAAGGAATGTCTTCCCCCGATCCGATCCAACGGCACTTCTTCACAGCCCGGACATCCACCGTTCCATCAAGCGGTGCACGGGCAATGCGAGGAGTTGCTTGCGGTTGAAGGCTTGCCAATCCTGCAGGGCCTTCCAGCGCAGCGCGAACGGACACTCCCAAAAGACCGCTACGATGCGCTGGTGGGAAAGGACATGTTCAACCGGACCATGCATCTTCTTGAATTCAGTGATGGGTGCCCCGAAGCTTTGTTCTGTGAACGCTTTCCGCAGCACGGCCGGTGTCCCTGGCCGAGCGGTTTCCACCATCGGAAGTTCCCAGAGCCCCTGCCAGATGTCCTTGCCGTTGCGTTGGCGCATGAGCAGTCCCTTGTGCGTGCGTATCACCAAGTAGTTGAAGTGCCGCGTACGAACACCGGTCT
Protein-coding sequences here:
- the rsmA gene encoding ribosomal RNA small subunit methyltransferase A encodes the protein MKAQHGGFATAKKHFGQHFLKEPAIAQRIAESLTHHGGYRRVLEVGPGTGALTQHLLQLTDIDLRCVEVDHAAADQLRAALPAVEGKLIMGDFLRLDLGALGEGPFAVIGNFPYNISTQIVFKVLEHRNACTEVVGMFQKEVADRLCAGPGSKTYGITSVLAQAFYRLEHLFNVEPGSFIPPPKVRSAVIRMQRNDVVQLPCDERLFFSVVKAAFGQRRKTLHNALKAHGGFTHGVPERFARLRAEQLGVEEFLELTKAATPTVGA
- a CDS encoding DUF4286 family protein, whose protein sequence is MIVYNVTVSIDADAHEEWLQWMKTEHIPDVMSTGLFLDNRICRVLTDDPAEFSYAIQYTCADLATYEIYKALHAPALQRKHSERYDGKFAAFRTLLEVVHTA
- a CDS encoding tetratricopeptide repeat protein is translated as MKRLLLIGFVLLHACSAALAQPGTDEQLAAQYFQRGEYDKAILYYEKLYRKTPTPYFYEQLFKSHVNLKQYAEAEKVVKDQLKRVEDPKVLVDLGALYRMMGETDKSAQQYDKALKSLTSDANRVRQVANAFQRENEFDRALDAYTRGQKLVKDGTNFHYEIAVLYGAKGDIEGMVREFMEVLAVNQGYIQAVQNSLGRAIDFEKKDARSEVLRTELLRRIQRNPDNVIFQELLIWMYEQQKDLYSAFVQTKAMDKRFNEQGARVMELGTLATNNRDWDIASKCFDHVRSLGADKPFYTSARIGLIKALDAKVTDQAQPPMEELRQLEEEYVTTLGELGRANGTIELMRGLGRLRAYYLDDRTGAAAILEEGINIPGLDPKVQAQLKLDLGDVEVLEGDIWEASLLYSQVDLDYKHDALGHDARFRNAKVSFYAGDFLWCQAQLDILKASTSKLIANDAMELSLLITDNLGADSNAVPLTYYSRAELLRFQHKYDSSLIVLDSLDALYPMHSIGDEVLLQRAHIATAQHRFDSAVVHLQKIIDLYPIDILVDNALFEMAKLYEERLNDKEKAKALFEKLLFEQPGSIFTAEARKRYRFLRGDHDGEQTEEEKFLNGTAP
- the serS gene encoding serine--tRNA ligase; amino-acid sequence: MLELPFLREKKDEAIARLSKRNIDAAGLVGRALELDEQRRALQAEADAKQAEMNELSRSIGELMKGGKKAEAEAAKAKSTDLKASIAALKEKQEAAEKAQHDHLCTIPNAPNAKVPIGKTPEENTVVLQEGAVPELAADAKPHWELGEEYKLFSLDLGVKLTGAGFPVYQGQGAKLQRALIAFFLDRATAAGYQEVIPPHMVNAASAFATGQLPDKEGQMYHATADELYLIPTAEVPITNLYRDEIIDDDRLPIKNVGYTPCFRREAGSYGAHVRGLNRVHQFDKVEIVRIEKPENSYAVLEEMVEHVKGLLRDLELPYRQLLLCGGDMGFSSAMTYDMEVYAAAQKRWLEVSSISCFETFQSNRLKLRYRGEDKKPKLLHTLNGSALALARIVAAILENNQTAAGIRIPQALVPYTGFELITK
- the rpmA gene encoding 50S ribosomal protein L27 gives rise to the protein MAHKKGEGSTQNGRESHSKRLGVKIYGGSKAIAGNILVRQRGTKHHPGRNVGIGVDHTLYALVDGTVKFEVKKGERSYVSVVPAEA
- the rplU gene encoding 50S ribosomal protein L21, with amino-acid sequence MYAIVDIAGQQFKVKKDSIVKVHRLDAEEGKVVELDQVLLVSNGTTVSVGTPTVEGARVAAQVMSHGKGDKVLVFHKKRRKGYQKLNGHRQYLTELRVLGILGKGEKAPAALKKPAPKAKPVEEVKEAKAEKKAPAAKKAAPKKTAAPKKAAAKKTDKK
- a CDS encoding methionine adenosyltransferase, which encodes MPYLFTSESVSEGHPDKVADQISDALIDHFLAFDPSSKVACETLVTTGQVVLAGEVKSKAYLDVQQIAREVIERIGYTKSEYMFEAHSCGVLSAIHEQSPDINQGVERKKPEEQGAGDQGMMFGYACRDTDNYMPLPLEISHLLLRELAAIRREKNSAMPYLRPDAKSQVTIEYSDDHKPLRIDAIVVSTQHDDFDKEARMLAKIKADVISILIPRVMKKLPKRVQALFGKDIAYHINPTGKFVIGGPHGDTGLTGRKIIVDTYGGKGAHGGGAFSGKDPSKVDRSAAYAARHVAKHLVAAGVCDEVLVQVAYAIGVAKPVGFYVNTYGTSKVHLSDGEIARKISALKEFDMRPYFIEQRFALRTPIYSETASYGHMGRESRTVTKTFNNAGQKATVKVKLFPWEELNAVDVVKKAFKL